From a single Lolium rigidum isolate FL_2022 chromosome 7, APGP_CSIRO_Lrig_0.1, whole genome shotgun sequence genomic region:
- the LOC124677244 gene encoding uncharacterized protein LOC124677244 isoform X4, with the protein MDPCPFVRVLVGNLALKMPVAPRPAGAGAGVHPTTSPCYCRVRLNKLPLQTAAAPLLPSDDATPGPAATGALAAAFHLSKADLDRVTAKPSLFGTRSAKLKVWVYAGRRGTTCGVNSGRLLGKVVLPLDLKSAAGKPVVFHSGWVPITKRGRKASSAAAAAGAAQLNLTVRAEPDPRFVFEFDGEPECSPQVLQVQGAMRQPMFTCKFSCRSNSDLRSRSVSRSDRERAGKERKGWSVTVHDLSGSPVALASMVTPFVASPGSDRVSRSNPGAWLVLRPGDGTWKPWGRLECWRERGTGAAGDSLGYRFELLLPDPTGMGVGVSVAESSVPSSRGGRFAIDLTAAQPFGRSGSPGCSPRGSGDFSGSGGYGLWPFGSYRGFVMSAAVQGEGRCSKPTVEVGVPHVGCAEDAAAFVALAAAVDLSMDACKLFSHRLRRELSSTRSDPLR; encoded by the exons ATGGACCCGTGCCCGTTCGTGCGGGTGCTGGTCGGCAACCTGGCGCTCAAAATGCCGGTCGCGCCGCGCCCCGCGGGTGCCGGCGCCGGCGTGCACCCCACCACCTCGCCCTGCTACTGCCGGGTCCGCCTCAACAAGCTCCCGCTCcagaccgccgccgcgccgctgctgccctccGACGACGCCACGCCGGGCCCCGCCGCCACgggcgcgctcgccgccgccttccacctCTCCAAGGCCGAcctcgaccgcgtcaccgccAAGCCCTCCCTCTTCGGCACCCGCtccgccaagctcaaggtctgGGTCTACGCCGGCCGCCGCGGCACCACCTGCGGGGTCAACTCCGGCCGCCTGCTCGGGAAGGTCGTCCTCCCGCTCGACCTCAAGAGCGCCGCCGGGAAGCCCGTCGTCTTCCACAGCGGTTGGGTCCCCATCACCAAGCGCGGGCGCaaggcctcctccgccgccgccgccgccggggccgcGCAGCTCAACCTCACCGTCCGCGCCGAGCCCGACCCGCGCTTCGTGTTCGAGTTCGATGGCGAGCCGGAGTGCAGCCCGCAGGTGCTCCAGGTGCAGGGCGCCATGAGGCAGCCCATGTTCACCTGCAAGTTCTCCTGCCGCAGCAACAGCGACCTACGCTCACGGTCAGTCAGTC GCTCCGACCGCGAGCGCGCGGGGAAGGAGCGCAAGGGCTGGTCCGTGACGGTCCACGACCTGTCGGGCTCGCCCGTCGCGCTGGCCTCCATGGTCACGCCCTTCGTCGCCTCCCCGGGCTCCGACCGCGTCAGCCGCTCCAACCCCGGCGCCTGGCTGGTGCTCCGCCCCGGCGACGGCACCTGGAAGCCCTGGGGCCGCCTCGAGTGCTGGCGGGAGCGCGGCACCGGCGCGGCCGGCGACAGCCTCGGGTACCGGTTCGAGCTCCTCCTGCCCGACCCGACAGGCATGGGCGTGGGCGTGTCCGTGGCGGAGTCCAGCGTCCCGTCCTCCCGCGGCGGCCGCTTCGCCATAGATCTCACGGCGGCGCAGCCCTTCGGCCGGAGCGGGTCGCCGGGGTGCAGCCCGCGCGGGAGCGGCGActtcagcggcagcggcggctacgGGCTCTGGCCGTTCGGGAGCTACCGCGGGTTCGTCATGTCGGCGGCGGTGCAAGGGGAGGGGAGGTGCAGCAAGCCGACGGTGGAGGTCGGGGTGCCGCACGTCGGGTGTGCGGAGGACGCCGCGGCGTTCGTGGCACTGGCGGCCGCCGTTGACCTCAGCATGGACGCGTGCAAGCTCTTCTCGCACCGCCTCCGCCGGGAGCTGTCCAGCACACGCTCCGACCCGCTCCGGTGA
- the LOC124677244 gene encoding uncharacterized protein LOC124677244 isoform X1, translating into MDPCPFVRVLVGNLALKMPVAPRPAGAGAGVHPTTSPCYCRVRLNKLPLQTAAAPLLPSDDATPGPAATGALAAAFHLSKADLDRVTAKPSLFGTRSAKLKVWVYAGRRGTTCGVNSGRLLGKVVLPLDLKSAAGKPVVFHSGWVPITKRGRKASSAAAAAGAAQLNLTVRAEPDPRFVFEFDGEPECSPQVLQVQGAMRQPMFTCKFSCRSNSDLRSRSMHSDPGTGGRKWLASFGSDRERAGKERKGWSVTVHDLSGSPVALASMVTPFVASPGSDRVSRSNPGAWLVLRPGDGTWKPWGRLECWRERGTGAAGDSLGYRFELLLPDPTGMGVGVSVAESSVPSSRGGRFAIDLTAAQPFGRSGSPGCSPRGSGDFSGSGGYGLWPFGSYRGFVMSAAVQGEGRCSKPTVEVGVPHVGCAEDAAAFVALAAAVDLSMDACKLFSHRLRRELSSTRSDPLR; encoded by the exons ATGGACCCGTGCCCGTTCGTGCGGGTGCTGGTCGGCAACCTGGCGCTCAAAATGCCGGTCGCGCCGCGCCCCGCGGGTGCCGGCGCCGGCGTGCACCCCACCACCTCGCCCTGCTACTGCCGGGTCCGCCTCAACAAGCTCCCGCTCcagaccgccgccgcgccgctgctgccctccGACGACGCCACGCCGGGCCCCGCCGCCACgggcgcgctcgccgccgccttccacctCTCCAAGGCCGAcctcgaccgcgtcaccgccAAGCCCTCCCTCTTCGGCACCCGCtccgccaagctcaaggtctgGGTCTACGCCGGCCGCCGCGGCACCACCTGCGGGGTCAACTCCGGCCGCCTGCTCGGGAAGGTCGTCCTCCCGCTCGACCTCAAGAGCGCCGCCGGGAAGCCCGTCGTCTTCCACAGCGGTTGGGTCCCCATCACCAAGCGCGGGCGCaaggcctcctccgccgccgccgccgccggggccgcGCAGCTCAACCTCACCGTCCGCGCCGAGCCCGACCCGCGCTTCGTGTTCGAGTTCGATGGCGAGCCGGAGTGCAGCCCGCAGGTGCTCCAGGTGCAGGGCGCCATGAGGCAGCCCATGTTCACCTGCAAGTTCTCCTGCCGCAGCAACAGCGACCTACGCTCACG ATCAATGCACTCGGATCCGGGCACCGGCGGGCGCAAGTGGCTGGCGTCCTTCGGCTCCGACCGCGAGCGCGCGGGGAAGGAGCGCAAGGGCTGGTCCGTGACGGTCCACGACCTGTCGGGCTCGCCCGTCGCGCTGGCCTCCATGGTCACGCCCTTCGTCGCCTCCCCGGGCTCCGACCGCGTCAGCCGCTCCAACCCCGGCGCCTGGCTGGTGCTCCGCCCCGGCGACGGCACCTGGAAGCCCTGGGGCCGCCTCGAGTGCTGGCGGGAGCGCGGCACCGGCGCGGCCGGCGACAGCCTCGGGTACCGGTTCGAGCTCCTCCTGCCCGACCCGACAGGCATGGGCGTGGGCGTGTCCGTGGCGGAGTCCAGCGTCCCGTCCTCCCGCGGCGGCCGCTTCGCCATAGATCTCACGGCGGCGCAGCCCTTCGGCCGGAGCGGGTCGCCGGGGTGCAGCCCGCGCGGGAGCGGCGActtcagcggcagcggcggctacgGGCTCTGGCCGTTCGGGAGCTACCGCGGGTTCGTCATGTCGGCGGCGGTGCAAGGGGAGGGGAGGTGCAGCAAGCCGACGGTGGAGGTCGGGGTGCCGCACGTCGGGTGTGCGGAGGACGCCGCGGCGTTCGTGGCACTGGCGGCCGCCGTTGACCTCAGCATGGACGCGTGCAAGCTCTTCTCGCACCGCCTCCGCCGGGAGCTGTCCAGCACACGCTCCGACCCGCTCCGGTGA
- the LOC124677244 gene encoding uncharacterized protein LOC124677244 isoform X2 — MDPCPFVRVLVGNLALKMPVAPRPAGAGAGVHPTTSPCYCRVRLNKLPLQTAAAPLLPSDDATPGPAATGALAAAFHLSKADLDRVTAKPSLFGTRSAKLKVWVYAGRRGTTCGVNSGRLLGKVVLPLDLKSAAGKPVVFHSGWVPITKRGRKASSAAAAAGAAQLNLTVRAEPDPRFVFEFDGEPECSPQVLQVQGAMRQPMFTCKFSCRSNSDLRSRSWLASFGSDRERAGKERKGWSVTVHDLSGSPVALASMVTPFVASPGSDRVSRSNPGAWLVLRPGDGTWKPWGRLECWRERGTGAAGDSLGYRFELLLPDPTGMGVGVSVAESSVPSSRGGRFAIDLTAAQPFGRSGSPGCSPRGSGDFSGSGGYGLWPFGSYRGFVMSAAVQGEGRCSKPTVEVGVPHVGCAEDAAAFVALAAAVDLSMDACKLFSHRLRRELSSTRSDPLR, encoded by the exons ATGGACCCGTGCCCGTTCGTGCGGGTGCTGGTCGGCAACCTGGCGCTCAAAATGCCGGTCGCGCCGCGCCCCGCGGGTGCCGGCGCCGGCGTGCACCCCACCACCTCGCCCTGCTACTGCCGGGTCCGCCTCAACAAGCTCCCGCTCcagaccgccgccgcgccgctgctgccctccGACGACGCCACGCCGGGCCCCGCCGCCACgggcgcgctcgccgccgccttccacctCTCCAAGGCCGAcctcgaccgcgtcaccgccAAGCCCTCCCTCTTCGGCACCCGCtccgccaagctcaaggtctgGGTCTACGCCGGCCGCCGCGGCACCACCTGCGGGGTCAACTCCGGCCGCCTGCTCGGGAAGGTCGTCCTCCCGCTCGACCTCAAGAGCGCCGCCGGGAAGCCCGTCGTCTTCCACAGCGGTTGGGTCCCCATCACCAAGCGCGGGCGCaaggcctcctccgccgccgccgccgccggggccgcGCAGCTCAACCTCACCGTCCGCGCCGAGCCCGACCCGCGCTTCGTGTTCGAGTTCGATGGCGAGCCGGAGTGCAGCCCGCAGGTGCTCCAGGTGCAGGGCGCCATGAGGCAGCCCATGTTCACCTGCAAGTTCTCCTGCCGCAGCAACAGCGACCTACGCTCACGGTCA TGGCTGGCGTCCTTCGGCTCCGACCGCGAGCGCGCGGGGAAGGAGCGCAAGGGCTGGTCCGTGACGGTCCACGACCTGTCGGGCTCGCCCGTCGCGCTGGCCTCCATGGTCACGCCCTTCGTCGCCTCCCCGGGCTCCGACCGCGTCAGCCGCTCCAACCCCGGCGCCTGGCTGGTGCTCCGCCCCGGCGACGGCACCTGGAAGCCCTGGGGCCGCCTCGAGTGCTGGCGGGAGCGCGGCACCGGCGCGGCCGGCGACAGCCTCGGGTACCGGTTCGAGCTCCTCCTGCCCGACCCGACAGGCATGGGCGTGGGCGTGTCCGTGGCGGAGTCCAGCGTCCCGTCCTCCCGCGGCGGCCGCTTCGCCATAGATCTCACGGCGGCGCAGCCCTTCGGCCGGAGCGGGTCGCCGGGGTGCAGCCCGCGCGGGAGCGGCGActtcagcggcagcggcggctacgGGCTCTGGCCGTTCGGGAGCTACCGCGGGTTCGTCATGTCGGCGGCGGTGCAAGGGGAGGGGAGGTGCAGCAAGCCGACGGTGGAGGTCGGGGTGCCGCACGTCGGGTGTGCGGAGGACGCCGCGGCGTTCGTGGCACTGGCGGCCGCCGTTGACCTCAGCATGGACGCGTGCAAGCTCTTCTCGCACCGCCTCCGCCGGGAGCTGTCCAGCACACGCTCCGACCCGCTCCGGTGA
- the LOC124677244 gene encoding uncharacterized protein LOC124677244 isoform X3 translates to MDPCPFVRVLVGNLALKMPVAPRPAGAGAGVHPTTSPCYCRVRLNKLPLQTAAAPLLPSDDATPGPAATGALAAAFHLSKADLDRVTAKPSLFGTRSAKLKVWVYAGRRGTTCGVNSGRLLGKVVLPLDLKSAAGKPVVFHSGWVPITKRGRKASSAAAAAGAAQLNLTVRAEPDPRFVFEFDGEPECSPQVLQVQGAMRQPMFTCKFSCRSNSDLRSRSVSPHLRERAGKERKGWSVTVHDLSGSPVALASMVTPFVASPGSDRVSRSNPGAWLVLRPGDGTWKPWGRLECWRERGTGAAGDSLGYRFELLLPDPTGMGVGVSVAESSVPSSRGGRFAIDLTAAQPFGRSGSPGCSPRGSGDFSGSGGYGLWPFGSYRGFVMSAAVQGEGRCSKPTVEVGVPHVGCAEDAAAFVALAAAVDLSMDACKLFSHRLRRELSSTRSDPLR, encoded by the exons ATGGACCCGTGCCCGTTCGTGCGGGTGCTGGTCGGCAACCTGGCGCTCAAAATGCCGGTCGCGCCGCGCCCCGCGGGTGCCGGCGCCGGCGTGCACCCCACCACCTCGCCCTGCTACTGCCGGGTCCGCCTCAACAAGCTCCCGCTCcagaccgccgccgcgccgctgctgccctccGACGACGCCACGCCGGGCCCCGCCGCCACgggcgcgctcgccgccgccttccacctCTCCAAGGCCGAcctcgaccgcgtcaccgccAAGCCCTCCCTCTTCGGCACCCGCtccgccaagctcaaggtctgGGTCTACGCCGGCCGCCGCGGCACCACCTGCGGGGTCAACTCCGGCCGCCTGCTCGGGAAGGTCGTCCTCCCGCTCGACCTCAAGAGCGCCGCCGGGAAGCCCGTCGTCTTCCACAGCGGTTGGGTCCCCATCACCAAGCGCGGGCGCaaggcctcctccgccgccgccgccgccggggccgcGCAGCTCAACCTCACCGTCCGCGCCGAGCCCGACCCGCGCTTCGTGTTCGAGTTCGATGGCGAGCCGGAGTGCAGCCCGCAGGTGCTCCAGGTGCAGGGCGCCATGAGGCAGCCCATGTTCACCTGCAAGTTCTCCTGCCGCAGCAACAGCGACCTACGCTCACGGTCAGTCAGTCCCCATCTC CGCGAGCGCGCGGGGAAGGAGCGCAAGGGCTGGTCCGTGACGGTCCACGACCTGTCGGGCTCGCCCGTCGCGCTGGCCTCCATGGTCACGCCCTTCGTCGCCTCCCCGGGCTCCGACCGCGTCAGCCGCTCCAACCCCGGCGCCTGGCTGGTGCTCCGCCCCGGCGACGGCACCTGGAAGCCCTGGGGCCGCCTCGAGTGCTGGCGGGAGCGCGGCACCGGCGCGGCCGGCGACAGCCTCGGGTACCGGTTCGAGCTCCTCCTGCCCGACCCGACAGGCATGGGCGTGGGCGTGTCCGTGGCGGAGTCCAGCGTCCCGTCCTCCCGCGGCGGCCGCTTCGCCATAGATCTCACGGCGGCGCAGCCCTTCGGCCGGAGCGGGTCGCCGGGGTGCAGCCCGCGCGGGAGCGGCGActtcagcggcagcggcggctacgGGCTCTGGCCGTTCGGGAGCTACCGCGGGTTCGTCATGTCGGCGGCGGTGCAAGGGGAGGGGAGGTGCAGCAAGCCGACGGTGGAGGTCGGGGTGCCGCACGTCGGGTGTGCGGAGGACGCCGCGGCGTTCGTGGCACTGGCGGCCGCCGTTGACCTCAGCATGGACGCGTGCAAGCTCTTCTCGCACCGCCTCCGCCGGGAGCTGTCCAGCACACGCTCCGACCCGCTCCGGTGA